From the Maioricimonas rarisocia genome, one window contains:
- the nadB gene encoding L-aspartate oxidase, whose product MPEIQYSPRRRHLVRFDPKRIPHMFADVLVLGAGIAGVRAALELDPRLRVVIVTKDKLDLSSSAWAQGGIAGVLDPTDNVENHAVDTIGAGAGLCNEEVVRSVVQAAPELIRELATFGAQFDKRDGEIALTMEGGHSHARVAHALGDATGKEIMRALIDTVRGARWTEIWEETFTIDLLTQEGTCRGALVWNPDHGKTFVWAKQTILCTGGAGRLFRETTNPDIATADGHAIAYRAGAQLRDMEMMQFHPTVLYIAGSSRHLISEAVRGEGAHLVDNRGHRFMPDYDERAELAPRDIVARAITDQMEKTRHTCVYLDLRHLPADLVTQRFPHIGQVCREFGLDMTQDLIPVRPGAHYMIGGLSVDMNGQTTLPGLWAAGEVTSSGLHGANRLASNSLLEGLYYGIRAGRGASSSALEMPDNFCIAPLVSDWPRTTQDDDGLNLVDLQNSLSSIMWRNVGIRRDAEGLRSAAEQVDFWDRYVSQREFNTVEGWELQNMLLVARLMIESALVREESRGVHYRSDFPQTNAGPGEHVSIVWSDAAAATTH is encoded by the coding sequence ATGCCCGAAATCCAGTACTCGCCCCGACGTCGCCACCTGGTCCGCTTCGATCCCAAGCGGATTCCACATATGTTCGCCGACGTGCTCGTACTGGGTGCGGGAATTGCCGGCGTGCGGGCCGCTCTCGAACTCGATCCGCGGCTGCGGGTGGTCATCGTCACCAAGGACAAACTGGACCTTTCCAGCAGCGCCTGGGCGCAGGGGGGCATCGCGGGTGTCCTCGATCCGACCGACAACGTCGAGAACCATGCCGTCGATACCATCGGTGCCGGTGCGGGGCTCTGCAACGAAGAGGTCGTTCGCAGCGTCGTGCAGGCCGCCCCGGAACTGATCCGCGAGCTGGCCACGTTCGGTGCCCAGTTCGACAAACGGGACGGCGAGATCGCGCTCACGATGGAAGGGGGCCACAGCCATGCCCGCGTCGCTCACGCGCTGGGAGACGCGACCGGCAAGGAGATCATGCGGGCCCTGATCGACACTGTCCGCGGGGCTCGCTGGACCGAGATCTGGGAAGAGACGTTCACGATCGACCTGCTCACCCAGGAGGGAACCTGCCGCGGTGCCCTGGTCTGGAACCCGGATCACGGCAAGACATTCGTCTGGGCCAAGCAGACGATTCTCTGCACCGGCGGAGCGGGTCGGCTGTTTCGGGAAACGACCAACCCCGACATTGCCACCGCAGACGGGCATGCCATCGCCTACCGGGCCGGAGCGCAGCTTCGCGACATGGAGATGATGCAGTTTCACCCGACGGTGCTGTACATCGCCGGCAGCTCGCGTCACCTGATTTCCGAAGCGGTCCGAGGCGAGGGAGCCCATCTGGTCGACAACCGCGGGCATCGCTTCATGCCCGACTACGACGAACGGGCCGAACTGGCTCCCCGTGATATCGTGGCGCGGGCGATCACCGATCAGATGGAGAAGACACGCCACACATGCGTCTATCTCGATCTGAGGCACCTGCCGGCCGATCTGGTCACGCAGCGGTTTCCCCACATCGGGCAGGTCTGCCGCGAGTTCGGCCTGGACATGACGCAGGACCTGATCCCGGTCCGCCCGGGGGCGCATTACATGATCGGCGGACTGAGCGTCGACATGAACGGCCAGACGACACTGCCGGGACTGTGGGCTGCCGGCGAAGTCACCTCCAGTGGCCTGCACGGCGCCAACCGTCTCGCGTCAAACAGTCTGCTCGAAGGGCTGTACTACGGCATTCGAGCCGGACGGGGTGCATCGTCGTCCGCACTCGAGATGCCGGACAACTTCTGCATCGCTCCGCTGGTCTCCGACTGGCCGCGGACGACGCAGGACGATGACGGGCTGAACCTGGTCGACCTGCAGAACTCATTGAGCAGCATCATGTGGCGGAACGTCGGCATCCGTCGCGATGCCGAGGGGCTGCGCTCGGCGGCAGAACAGGTCGACTTCTGGGATCGCTACGTTTCGCAGCGTGAATTCAATACGGTCGAGGGCTGGGAACTGCAGAACATGCTGCTGGTGGCCCGACTGATGATCGAGTCGGCCCTGGTCCGCGAAGAGAGTCGCGGCGTGCATTACCGCAGTGATTTTCCGCAGACGAATGCAGGGCCGGGCGAGCATGTGTCGAT
- a CDS encoding MotA/TolQ/ExbB proton channel family protein: MTEPTRDELSEFDSAFDRRSLARSVLTSPYIWGGLLTVGFYQLLPFLPVGRDVAQRYFCGHPLEYVLAGMSFVGMSILGIKLAGLRSERRALRQSLDAVKPEGGSLETAGQLAETINAWPDRQKTTHLGRRCHGVVSYVRGQKSAAGLEDHLKYLADVAADRLFESYSLLQTITWAVPIIGFLGTVMGITLAIANVTPDQLDTSLNEVTGGLAVAFDTTALALSLSLVLVFAYFFVKRDEERVLAQVEEIGIRRLLPLFPAAADGGSPWAQAESKAAESLLDRTETLIEKQTELWQDSMETLRSRWNETLDVQQQQLADSLSSGADQTLSSHSEQLAGLRRDFVQSYEQVSENLSETIAATEQMRQQHDAASREQIEQLWSQVHDDLTAVQATYREQTEALVSAMATKFEGWESRLEKATTAVENQLGALSRQSALLSKIVEQEENLAGLQQRLTENLEAVRSAETFEDTLHSLSAAVHLLSTRARQKAA; the protein is encoded by the coding sequence ATGACCGAGCCGACCCGGGACGAACTCAGCGAGTTTGACAGCGCATTCGATCGACGTTCGCTCGCCAGGTCCGTACTCACCTCTCCCTACATCTGGGGGGGACTGCTGACGGTCGGCTTTTACCAGCTGCTGCCGTTTCTGCCGGTCGGACGGGACGTCGCCCAGCGGTACTTCTGTGGACACCCGCTCGAGTACGTGCTGGCCGGGATGTCGTTCGTCGGCATGTCGATCCTGGGAATCAAACTGGCAGGACTGCGCAGCGAGCGACGGGCACTGCGGCAGTCGCTGGATGCGGTGAAGCCCGAAGGCGGATCACTCGAAACGGCCGGCCAGCTCGCCGAGACCATCAATGCCTGGCCCGACCGGCAGAAGACCACGCACCTCGGTCGACGGTGCCACGGAGTCGTCAGCTACGTGCGTGGACAGAAGTCGGCGGCCGGGCTGGAAGATCACCTCAAGTACCTCGCCGACGTCGCAGCCGATCGCCTCTTCGAGAGCTATTCGCTGCTGCAGACGATCACCTGGGCGGTACCGATCATTGGCTTCCTGGGAACCGTGATGGGCATTACGCTGGCGATCGCGAACGTCACGCCCGATCAGCTCGATACGTCGCTCAACGAAGTGACCGGCGGTCTGGCGGTCGCGTTCGATACGACGGCTCTGGCGCTGTCCCTCTCGCTGGTGCTGGTCTTCGCTTACTTCTTCGTGAAGCGGGACGAAGAGCGCGTCCTCGCTCAGGTCGAAGAAATCGGCATCCGCCGGTTGCTGCCGCTGTTTCCCGCCGCGGCCGACGGAGGCAGCCCCTGGGCGCAGGCGGAATCGAAAGCGGCCGAGTCGCTGCTCGACCGGACGGAAACGCTCATCGAGAAGCAGACGGAGCTATGGCAGGACTCGATGGAGACGCTCCGCTCACGCTGGAACGAGACGCTCGACGTGCAGCAGCAGCAGCTTGCCGACTCGCTCAGCAGCGGTGCCGACCAGACACTCTCCTCGCATTCCGAACAGCTCGCCGGTCTGCGGCGGGACTTCGTGCAGTCGTACGAACAGGTCTCCGAAAATCTTTCGGAGACCATCGCGGCGACCGAGCAGATGCGGCAACAGCACGATGCTGCCTCGCGGGAACAGATCGAACAGCTCTGGTCGCAGGTGCACGATGATCTGACTGCCGTGCAGGCGACGTATCGCGAGCAGACCGAAGCACTCGTCTCGGCGATGGCGACGAAGTTCGAAGGGTGGGAAAGCCGGCTCGAAAAGGCGACCACGGCCGTCGAGAACCAGTTGGGTGCTCTGTCGCGTCAGAGTGCACTGCTCTCGAAGATCGTCGAGCAGGAGGAGAACCTGGCCGGCCTGCAGCAGCGGCTGACCGAGAATCTCGAAGCGGTCCGTTCGGCCGAGACCTTCGAAGACACGCTGCACAGCCTGAGTGCCGCCGTGCATCTGCTCTCGACACGGGCCCGGCAGAAGGCCGCCTGA